The following coding sequences are from one Lipingzhangella halophila window:
- the hpaD gene encoding 3,4-dihydroxyphenylacetate 2,3-dioxygenase has product MSGTPAPPDIIRAAYAELTVTDLAAARWFYVDVLGLVVTAEEPGALYLRAFEEYLHHSLVLRAGESPALVRLGYRVRAPEQVAVAETYFRALGARTERVAAGATRGIGEAVRVEDPLGFTVEFFYGATHVDRFTQAYHLHGANAIARIDHFNVLVPDVRAATAYYRDLGFGVSEKIEDDEEHLYAAWLYRKPTVHDIALTGGDGPRLHHVAFAANERHQILHTCDVLGSLRAEQHIERGPGRHGVSNAFYLYLRDPDGHRIEIYTSDYYTGDPDNPTVRWDVHDNRRRSFWGHEVVPSWYSEGSTVLDLNGRPRPLTAPTEQREASVTIGADGFGEVASDGGPGTGFKLGHQS; this is encoded by the coding sequence ATGAGCGGAACGCCCGCGCCGCCGGACATCATCCGCGCCGCCTACGCCGAGCTGACCGTCACCGACCTCGCGGCGGCGCGCTGGTTCTACGTCGACGTTCTCGGCCTCGTGGTCACGGCCGAGGAACCCGGGGCCCTCTACCTGCGGGCTTTCGAGGAGTACCTGCACCACAGCCTGGTCCTGCGCGCGGGGGAGAGCCCCGCGCTGGTCCGGCTGGGCTACCGGGTGCGCGCCCCCGAACAGGTCGCGGTCGCCGAGACGTATTTCCGCGCCCTCGGCGCGCGCACCGAGCGAGTCGCCGCGGGGGCCACCCGCGGCATCGGCGAGGCCGTGCGGGTCGAGGACCCGCTGGGGTTCACCGTGGAGTTCTTCTACGGCGCCACGCACGTGGACCGGTTCACCCAGGCCTACCACCTGCACGGTGCCAACGCCATCGCGCGGATCGACCACTTCAACGTGCTGGTGCCCGACGTCCGGGCTGCCACCGCCTACTACCGCGACCTGGGGTTCGGCGTCTCCGAGAAGATCGAGGACGACGAGGAGCACCTCTACGCCGCGTGGCTGTACCGCAAGCCGACCGTGCACGACATCGCGCTGACCGGGGGCGATGGGCCGCGGCTGCACCATGTGGCCTTCGCGGCCAACGAGCGGCACCAGATCCTGCACACCTGCGACGTGCTCGGCTCGCTGCGCGCGGAGCAGCACATCGAGCGCGGCCCCGGGCGCCACGGCGTGTCCAACGCCTTCTACCTCTACCTGCGCGACCCCGACGGGCACCGCATTGAGATCTACACCAGCGACTACTACACCGGCGACCCCGACAACCCGACGGTGCGCTGGGACGTCCACGACAACCGGCGACGGTCCTTCTGGGGGCACGAGGTCGTCCCCTCCTGGTACTCGGAGGGGTCCACCGTCCTCGACCTCAACGGCCGGCCCCGCCCACTGACCGCTCCAACGGAGCAGCGCGAGGCCAGCGTCACCATCGGCGCGGACGGCTTTGGCGAGGTGGCCTCTGACGGCGGCCCCGGTACCGGATTCAAACTCGGTCACCAGAGCTGA
- a CDS encoding 3-hydroxybutyrate dehydrogenase, with protein sequence MTMPDPSIPGPAELSWDPTVARGGAPDLTSTQALVTGAASGIGRACAIRLAAAGASVRLVDADGPGVRALAEAGYGRAHVQDLTDLDAAAELARGADIVVNNAGVQTISPIEEFPPEEFSRMLRLMVEAPFRIVRAALPGMYEQGWGRVVNISSVHGLRASAYKAAYVTAKHALEGLSKVTAVEGAPNGVTSNCVNPGYVRTPLVERQIAKQAQEHGIDPDRVVDQVLLARSPAGRLVEPEEVAELVAYLCAPSASLVNGAAVTIDGAWTAT encoded by the coding sequence ATGACGATGCCAGACCCCTCCATTCCCGGACCGGCGGAGCTGTCCTGGGACCCGACCGTCGCGCGCGGGGGCGCGCCGGACCTCACGTCCACGCAGGCGCTTGTGACCGGGGCGGCCAGCGGCATTGGCCGGGCCTGCGCGATCCGGCTGGCCGCGGCAGGCGCTTCGGTGCGTCTCGTCGACGCTGACGGCCCCGGTGTGCGGGCCCTGGCCGAGGCGGGTTACGGCCGGGCCCACGTCCAGGACCTGACCGACCTGGACGCCGCGGCTGAGTTGGCGCGCGGCGCCGATATCGTCGTCAACAACGCGGGCGTGCAGACGATCAGCCCGATCGAGGAGTTCCCGCCCGAGGAGTTCTCGCGCATGCTGCGCCTCATGGTGGAGGCGCCATTCCGGATCGTGCGCGCTGCGCTGCCCGGCATGTACGAGCAGGGCTGGGGACGCGTCGTCAACATCTCCTCCGTGCACGGCCTGCGCGCCTCGGCGTACAAGGCGGCCTACGTCACGGCCAAGCACGCCCTGGAAGGGTTGTCCAAGGTGACGGCGGTGGAGGGCGCGCCGAACGGGGTAACTTCGAACTGCGTGAACCCGGGATACGTGCGCACACCGCTGGTCGAGCGGCAGATCGCCAAACAGGCCCAGGAGCACGGCATCGATCCCGACCGGGTGGTGGACCAGGTGCTGCTGGCCCGCAGCCCGGCCGGACGGCTGGTCGAGCCCGAGGAGGTCGCCGAGCTGGTCGCCTACCTGTGCGCTCCGTCGGCATCATTGGTCAACGGCGCCGCGGTTACCATCGACGGAGCATGGACGGCTACCTGA